A single genomic interval of Tsukamurella paurometabola harbors:
- a CDS encoding recombinase family protein yields the protein MTTDSLSTTGTTSGVVLGYARVSTGHQSLDQQLDALRDAGVPTDRVYTDKLTGTSTKEQRPGLSALLDYAREGDTIVVIGIDRLGRSVAEVMTTIRNLDQRGVVIKALREGVDSSTATGRMVMGVMASLAELELEIQRERRAAAKAARKARNLPIGRPPALTPQQVAMAARMQASGEPVPEIAKTFGVGRATMYRLLKES from the coding sequence ATGACCACCGACTCGCTCTCCACCACTGGCACCACCTCCGGCGTGGTGCTGGGATATGCCCGCGTCAGCACCGGCCACCAGTCGCTCGATCAGCAGCTCGACGCCCTGCGAGACGCGGGGGTGCCGACCGACCGGGTGTACACCGACAAGCTCACCGGTACGTCAACTAAGGAGCAGCGGCCCGGTCTGTCCGCGCTGCTGGACTACGCGCGCGAGGGCGACACCATCGTCGTCATCGGCATCGACCGTCTCGGCCGCAGCGTGGCCGAGGTGATGACCACGATTCGCAACCTCGACCAGCGCGGGGTGGTGATCAAGGCGCTCCGTGAGGGCGTGGACAGCTCCACGGCGACCGGCCGGATGGTCATGGGCGTCATGGCCTCGCTGGCTGAGCTGGAGCTGGAGATACAGCGCGAACGCCGGGCGGCTGCGAAGGCGGCGCGTAAGGCCCGCAACCTGCCCATCGGTCGTCCCCCGGCCCTGACCCCGCAGCAGGTCGCGATGGCGGCCCGCATGCAGGCGAGCGGCGAGCCGGTGCCCGAGATCGCGAAGACGTTCGGCGTCGGCCGGGCAACGATGTACCGCTTACTCAAGGAGAGCTAG
- a CDS encoding DUF732 domain-containing protein yields the protein MIKKSVLSAVLAVGIAATVAPAANAFTPAESAYLGEVKMFAGPLPAGANDAALVRVGHQVCTDMRGGATAWEAASKFQGGNRFLVTMVSSASARLCPDQKGKTVTEARLSYSLWQAAGGR from the coding sequence ATGATCAAGAAGTCGGTTTTGTCCGCAGTCCTTGCCGTCGGCATCGCTGCCACAGTTGCCCCTGCTGCCAATGCGTTCACGCCAGCCGAGTCTGCATACCTCGGTGAGGTCAAGATGTTCGCCGGTCCGCTCCCCGCTGGTGCCAACGACGCCGCCCTCGTCCGTGTGGGCCACCAGGTGTGCACTGACATGCGTGGGGGCGCAACTGCGTGGGAGGCCGCATCGAAGTTCCAGGGCGGCAATCGGTTCCTGGTGACGATGGTCAGTTCGGCATCCGCGCGACTGTGTCCTGATCAGAAGGGCAAGACTGTGACTGAGGCACGACTGTCGTACTCGTTGTGGCAGGCGGCGGGCGGGCGGTAG
- a CDS encoding helix-turn-helix domain-containing protein, with product MEGELQRALGRNLRAYRAERELSQEAFADVLGVHRTYMGGLERGERNLTLRSVEKIADTLQLDPLELLRDKG from the coding sequence ATGGAAGGCGAACTACAGCGCGCGCTTGGGCGTAACTTGCGTGCGTACCGCGCGGAGCGGGAGCTGAGCCAAGAAGCCTTCGCAGACGTGCTGGGCGTCCACCGGACCTACATGGGCGGGCTGGAGCGCGGCGAGCGGAACCTCACCTTGCGCTCCGTCGAGAAGATCGCCGACACCCTCCAGCTCGACCCGCTCGAGTTGCTGCGCGACAAGGGCTGA
- a CDS encoding AbiV family abortive infection protein produces MTLRLSAARAREFWHALMANAVGLIEDAATLLAAGSAGRAQSLLVLALEELARADAVYWASLTAWEGEADTVELAPVEEGGKHLSVSNSHRDKIEHAERNALNLGPFWGDYSGWAPGEERPVPRVPKEVDEAKQAGFYVANRQRNGGGFASPLDIEKEPVTAELERVAQLAEMALIEDHTRKQDLGTATEDSAQDLHWKVIPYAHREMFRTVYGDLRDAEPETGD; encoded by the coding sequence ATGACGCTCAGGTTGTCCGCCGCGCGCGCTCGCGAGTTCTGGCACGCCCTGATGGCGAACGCCGTCGGTCTCATCGAGGACGCGGCGACTCTGCTCGCCGCAGGTTCGGCGGGCCGCGCACAGTCCCTGCTCGTGCTCGCCCTGGAGGAGTTGGCCCGCGCCGATGCCGTGTACTGGGCATCCCTAACGGCCTGGGAGGGCGAAGCGGACACCGTGGAGCTCGCCCCCGTCGAGGAGGGCGGCAAGCACCTTTCGGTGTCGAACTCCCACCGCGACAAGATCGAGCACGCGGAACGGAACGCGCTCAACCTGGGGCCGTTCTGGGGCGACTACAGCGGGTGGGCACCCGGCGAGGAGCGCCCCGTGCCGCGCGTCCCCAAGGAAGTAGACGAGGCCAAGCAAGCCGGGTTCTACGTCGCGAACAGGCAGCGCAACGGTGGTGGATTCGCATCGCCGCTGGACATCGAGAAGGAGCCCGTGACTGCCGAGCTGGAGCGTGTCGCACAGCTCGCCGAGATGGCCTTGATCGAGGACCACACCAGAAAGCAGGACCTCGGCACCGCGACCGAGGACAGCGCGCAGGATCTCCACTGGAAGGTCATCCCGTACGCGCACCGAGAGATGTTCCGGACGGTGTACGGCGACCTGCGCGACGCCGAGCCCGAGACCGGCGACTAG
- a CDS encoding flavodoxin family protein: protein MSAPDSVAPRRLLIVHHTPSPHCQEMFEAVLAGATDPDIEGVEVVRRAALTLSPADALEADGYVLGTPANLGYLSGALKHGLDNIYYPCLDSTRGRPWGFYVHGNEGTEGAERAADSITGGLGWEKVTPNVVVSGKPSKADLEACWNLGATVAAQLMEG from the coding sequence ATGTCAGCGCCTGATTCCGTCGCCCCGCGCCGCCTCCTGATCGTGCACCACACGCCTTCGCCCCACTGCCAGGAGATGTTCGAGGCCGTGCTGGCGGGGGCGACCGATCCTGACATCGAGGGTGTGGAAGTCGTGCGGCGTGCCGCGCTCACGCTGTCGCCCGCCGACGCGCTGGAGGCCGACGGCTACGTGCTCGGCACCCCGGCGAACCTCGGGTACCTCAGCGGCGCGCTCAAGCACGGGCTCGACAACATCTACTACCCGTGCCTCGACTCCACGCGGGGGCGGCCGTGGGGCTTCTACGTCCACGGCAACGAGGGCACCGAGGGGGCCGAGCGGGCGGCCGATTCGATCACCGGCGGCCTCGGCTGGGAGAAGGTCACGCCCAACGTCGTCGTGTCCGGCAAGCCCTCGAAGGCCGATCTGGAGGCGTGCTGGAACCTCGGCGCGACGGTCGCTGCGCAGCTCATGGAGGGGTGA
- a CDS encoding flavodoxin family protein, producing MAVLLVIHHTPSPACQEMFEAVIAGATDPEIEGVEVVRRAALSVTASDVLAADGYVLGSPANLGYMSGALKHFNVKYPCNRESAHVSA from the coding sequence ATGGCCGTGCTCCTCGTGATCCACCACACCCCGTCTCCCGCCTGCCAGGAGATGTTCGAGGCGGTGATCGCGGGCGCCACCGATCCCGAGATCGAAGGGGTGGAGGTGGTGCGCCGCGCCGCCCTGTCGGTCACCGCCTCGGACGTGCTGGCCGCCGACGGCTACGTCCTCGGCTCGCCCGCGAACCTGGGGTACATGTCGGGCGCGCTCAAGCACTTCAATGTCAAATACCCCTGTAATAGGGAGTCTGCCCATGTCAGCGCCTGA
- the dapB gene encoding 4-hydroxy-tetrahydrodipicolinate reductase, which translates to MLNVGVLGSGGKVGRAMVDAVEAADDLALSATVDAGDMLTGFLDSDTQVVIDFTHPDVVMDNLKFLIDNGIHAVVGTTGFTDDRLDTVREWLAEKPGVGVLIAPNFAIGAVLTMRFAAQAAKYFDSVEIIELHHPYKADAPSGTATRTAELIAEAREEAGRGKMPDATSAEFDRARGARVDGVRVHSVRVAGLVAHQEVLLGTQGETLTIRHDSLDRSSFIPGVLLGVRGISSRPGLTVGIEPFMDL; encoded by the coding sequence ATGCTGAACGTGGGTGTGTTGGGATCCGGCGGCAAGGTGGGCCGCGCCATGGTCGATGCCGTGGAGGCGGCCGATGATCTGGCGCTGAGCGCCACGGTGGACGCGGGGGACATGCTGACCGGCTTCCTCGACTCGGACACGCAGGTGGTCATCGATTTCACCCACCCCGACGTGGTGATGGACAACCTGAAGTTCCTCATCGACAACGGGATTCACGCGGTGGTCGGCACCACCGGATTCACCGACGACCGGCTCGACACGGTGCGCGAGTGGCTCGCCGAGAAGCCCGGGGTGGGCGTGCTCATCGCCCCGAACTTCGCCATCGGCGCCGTGCTGACGATGCGCTTCGCCGCACAGGCCGCGAAGTACTTCGACTCCGTCGAGATCATCGAATTGCACCACCCCTACAAGGCGGACGCGCCGTCGGGCACCGCCACGCGTACCGCGGAGCTGATCGCCGAGGCGCGTGAGGAGGCGGGCCGCGGGAAGATGCCCGACGCCACCTCCGCGGAGTTCGACCGCGCCCGCGGCGCCCGCGTCGACGGTGTCCGCGTGCACTCGGTACGCGTCGCCGGCCTCGTCGCGCACCAGGAGGTGCTGCTGGGCACCCAGGGCGAGACCCTGACCATCCGGCACGACTCGCTCGACCGCAGCTCGTTCATCCCCGGCGTGCTGCTCGGCGTGCGCGGCATCTCCTCGCGGCCGGGCCTCACGGTCGGCATCGAGCCGTTCATGGACCTGTGA
- a CDS encoding MmcQ/YjbR family DNA-binding protein: MTTRPDVPDEWIDRLADILEAFPECVADRAWVGTRWRVRGSTVAHVFGGEDQRFRLIFRAEPGEVPAFENLGDPYFRVNWGESTVGIIVDEHTDWDEVAELLTDSYCVQAPAALAAQVERPEADEP, from the coding sequence GTGACGACCCGACCGGACGTTCCCGACGAATGGATCGACCGCCTCGCCGACATCCTCGAGGCCTTCCCGGAGTGCGTCGCCGACCGGGCCTGGGTGGGCACGCGCTGGCGCGTCCGCGGATCGACGGTGGCGCACGTGTTCGGCGGGGAGGACCAGCGGTTCCGGCTGATCTTCCGGGCCGAGCCGGGCGAGGTGCCGGCGTTCGAGAACCTCGGCGATCCCTACTTCCGCGTCAACTGGGGCGAGAGCACGGTCGGCATCATCGTCGACGAGCACACGGACTGGGACGAGGTCGCCGAGTTGCTGACCGACTCCTACTGCGTGCAGGCGCCCGCGGCACTCGCGGCGCAGGTCGAGCGACCGGAGGCCGACGAGCCCTAG
- a CDS encoding magnesium transporter CorA family protein has product MDVTIRTFVGDTDACFDVVHHAATEAATRALAAPSSLIWVDVLDPTEAEFVPFVEAMKLDKLAVEDALTVHERPKSVRYGEIMFVTAYTLTEDGATSRLSLFLFEHGVLTVRLGHGFPVDDVAENISDNADLLQYGPKSLELMLLDAVVDGYTARITTVDERLDDVESILFDGRSSDRVSQITFDLHKQVGELRRIVLPMRDVVGSVLRRVSAAPDLHALLPYAEDVYDHTMRAADWTEGLRDAVESVRSTNLALVDNQLNTVMKKLTSWAAIIAVPTAITGYFGQNVPYPGFGQAWGFWLSLVTMLLLAGGLYVAFRRRGWL; this is encoded by the coding sequence ATGGACGTGACCATCCGGACCTTCGTCGGCGACACGGACGCCTGCTTCGACGTCGTGCACCACGCCGCCACGGAGGCCGCGACCCGAGCGCTCGCGGCGCCGTCGAGCCTGATCTGGGTGGACGTCCTCGACCCGACGGAGGCGGAGTTCGTCCCCTTCGTGGAGGCGATGAAGCTGGACAAGCTGGCCGTGGAGGACGCGCTCACGGTGCACGAACGCCCCAAGTCCGTGCGGTACGGCGAGATCATGTTCGTGACGGCGTACACGCTGACCGAGGACGGTGCGACGAGCCGGCTCTCGCTGTTCCTGTTCGAGCACGGTGTGTTGACGGTGCGCCTGGGCCACGGCTTCCCCGTCGACGATGTCGCGGAGAACATCTCGGACAACGCGGATCTGCTGCAGTACGGCCCGAAGTCGCTGGAGCTGATGTTGCTGGACGCGGTCGTCGACGGCTACACGGCCCGGATCACGACGGTCGACGAACGGCTCGACGACGTGGAATCGATCCTGTTCGACGGCCGCTCGAGCGACCGCGTCTCCCAGATCACCTTCGACCTGCACAAGCAGGTGGGAGAGCTGCGCCGCATCGTACTGCCGATGCGCGACGTGGTGGGCTCGGTCCTGCGCCGGGTGTCGGCGGCGCCCGACCTGCACGCGTTGCTCCCCTACGCCGAGGACGTCTACGACCACACGATGCGCGCCGCTGACTGGACCGAGGGCCTGCGCGACGCCGTCGAATCGGTGCGCTCGACCAACCTGGCACTGGTCGACAACCAGCTCAACACGGTGATGAAGAAGCTCACCAGTTGGGCCGCGATCATCGCGGTGCCCACCGCGATCACCGGCTACTTCGGCCAGAACGTGCCGTACCCCGGCTTCGGTCAGGCCTGGGGCTTCTGGCTCAGCCTGGTGACGATGCTGCTCCTGGCCGGAGGCCTGTATGTCGCGTTCCGGCGCCGCGGCTGGCTCTGA
- a CDS encoding tetratricopeptide repeat protein: protein MTEQRAAAPAGGDAGARTLQKAGMLVEARQFASAAALAGAYLAEHPNDPDAQVVLGEAYAGLGRAGEAKAAYRRALGADPTHYKASVLLAHAYLAARDQQAALDVARTLVRTYPDAWGAHLTLAWVAVDTKDRTLLSEAYAAARRAVELEPGEAENHVALGLAAQRLGNKDVARRANEEALRLDPTNAAALNNRGLSMKRFRPGRWTAEVDTYARSAAMDPHDPVARHNLAVMAYNTLNRTGWLLFVPMFITIVASIAVSPVGRAGEISLGPVAVGVALQLLFWGAWALFGYRRIPAGRHAMMGRVVRTSGPVLTIAISLGIFAAASIVLILVSPIVPGLGGIMFPLLIAHRVVEWITRSVLNRRNPDRR, encoded by the coding sequence GTGACCGAGCAGCGCGCCGCAGCGCCCGCCGGGGGGGACGCCGGGGCCCGCACGCTGCAGAAGGCCGGCATGCTCGTCGAGGCTCGGCAGTTCGCCTCCGCCGCGGCGCTGGCGGGGGCGTACCTCGCGGAACACCCGAACGATCCCGACGCGCAGGTCGTGCTTGGCGAGGCCTACGCGGGCCTCGGCCGCGCCGGCGAGGCGAAGGCCGCCTATCGGCGCGCGCTCGGCGCGGACCCGACGCACTACAAGGCGTCGGTGCTGCTCGCGCACGCGTACCTGGCCGCGCGCGATCAGCAGGCCGCGCTGGACGTCGCGCGCACTCTCGTCCGCACCTACCCGGACGCCTGGGGCGCGCACCTGACGCTCGCCTGGGTCGCCGTCGACACGAAGGACCGCACGCTGCTGAGCGAGGCCTACGCCGCGGCCCGCCGGGCCGTCGAGCTCGAGCCGGGCGAGGCCGAGAACCACGTGGCGCTGGGGCTGGCGGCGCAGCGTCTCGGGAACAAGGACGTCGCGCGGCGCGCGAACGAGGAGGCGCTGCGGCTCGATCCCACCAACGCGGCGGCCCTCAACAACCGCGGGCTGTCGATGAAGCGCTTCCGGCCGGGGAGGTGGACCGCGGAGGTGGACACCTACGCGCGGTCGGCGGCGATGGATCCGCACGACCCCGTGGCGCGGCACAACCTCGCCGTCATGGCCTACAACACCCTCAACCGCACCGGGTGGTTGCTGTTCGTGCCCATGTTCATCACCATCGTGGCGTCGATCGCGGTCTCGCCCGTCGGTCGCGCGGGCGAGATCTCGCTCGGCCCCGTGGCCGTCGGCGTGGCGCTTCAGCTGCTGTTCTGGGGCGCCTGGGCCCTGTTCGGCTATCGCAGGATCCCCGCCGGGCGCCACGCGATGATGGGGCGCGTGGTGCGCACCAGCGGGCCCGTGCTCACGATCGCGATCTCCTTGGGGATCTTCGCCGCGGCGTCGATCGTCCTGATCCTCGTCTCGCCGATCGTGCCGGGTCTCGGCGGGATCATGTTCCCGCTGTTGATCGCCCACCGCGTCGTCGAATGGATCACCCGGTCGGTGCTGAACCGGCGCAACCCCGACCGCCGGTAG
- a CDS encoding AAA family ATPase, producing MPEDSPLLASLRAAVAAAPEDVALRLHFAELLLDAGQGDEAVAHVAAALSRAPGDPHARALMARAVGGPVDRPAPAAPPVAPSEPRSPDAPVAGFDWAAAEKQVEDLVGPRYEQDDEDELVTVSTTDAGSAGKWEVESTEGLRLADVGGMQHVKERLEAAFLAPMRNPELRRLYGKSLRGGLLLYGPPGCGKTFIARAVAGELGANFLSVTISDILDQYLGNSEKNMHDVFESARRKAPCVIMFDELDAIGGKRSRHQSQWMRTVVNQMLIELDGVESGTANDGVFVLAATNAPWDVDLALRRPGRLDRMVLVTPPDAPARAAILEYHLRDRPIERIDLRDLVARTDGYSGADLAHVCESASETALLDSARTGTVRMITQADLVSAVRAIRSSCGEWFTAAENVATFSNESGAYDDLVQYLRTRGKR from the coding sequence GTGCCTGAGGATTCGCCGTTGTTGGCCAGCCTGCGTGCGGCGGTGGCCGCCGCCCCCGAGGACGTCGCACTGCGTCTGCACTTCGCGGAACTGTTGCTCGACGCCGGACAGGGTGACGAGGCCGTCGCCCACGTCGCCGCGGCACTGAGCCGCGCTCCCGGGGACCCACACGCCCGCGCGCTGATGGCGCGCGCCGTGGGCGGCCCCGTCGACCGGCCGGCGCCCGCGGCCCCGCCGGTCGCCCCCTCCGAGCCGCGCAGCCCCGACGCGCCCGTCGCCGGATTCGACTGGGCCGCGGCGGAGAAGCAGGTCGAGGACCTCGTCGGCCCGCGGTACGAGCAGGACGACGAGGACGAGCTCGTGACCGTCTCGACCACGGACGCGGGCTCGGCGGGCAAGTGGGAGGTCGAGAGCACCGAAGGCCTGCGGCTCGCCGATGTCGGCGGCATGCAGCACGTCAAGGAACGGCTGGAGGCCGCCTTCCTCGCGCCGATGCGCAATCCCGAACTCCGCCGGCTGTACGGGAAGTCCCTGCGCGGTGGCCTGCTGCTGTACGGTCCGCCCGGCTGCGGCAAGACCTTCATCGCCCGCGCGGTCGCAGGGGAGCTCGGCGCGAACTTCCTGTCCGTGACGATCAGTGACATCCTCGACCAGTACTTGGGCAACTCCGAGAAGAACATGCACGACGTCTTCGAGTCCGCTCGGCGCAAGGCCCCCTGCGTGATCATGTTCGACGAGCTCGACGCCATCGGTGGCAAGCGATCACGGCACCAGTCGCAGTGGATGCGCACCGTCGTCAACCAGATGCTCATCGAGCTCGACGGCGTGGAGTCCGGCACCGCGAACGACGGCGTCTTCGTCCTGGCGGCGACGAACGCGCCGTGGGACGTGGACCTCGCCCTGCGCCGGCCCGGCCGGTTGGACCGCATGGTGCTGGTGACACCGCCCGACGCGCCCGCGCGCGCCGCGATCCTCGAGTACCACCTGCGCGATCGCCCCATCGAGCGGATCGACCTGCGCGACCTCGTGGCCCGCACCGACGGGTACTCGGGAGCCGACCTCGCCCACGTCTGCGAGAGTGCCTCCGAGACGGCGCTGCTCGATTCCGCGCGCACCGGCACCGTCCGCATGATCACCCAGGCGGACCTGGTCTCGGCCGTGCGAGCGATCCGGTCGTCGTGCGGCGAGTGGTTCACCGCCGCCGAGAACGTCGCCACGTTCTCCAACGAGTCCGGCGCCTACGACGACCTGGTGCAGTACCTGCGGACCCGGGGCAAGCGGTGA
- a CDS encoding TspO/MBR family protein, giving the protein MTSTPRTNSWHPVALIVSLLAVAAVAALGGLASADAADAYGALAQPSWAPPSWLFGPAWGVLYLLMAVAAWLVWRVHPTFRSRAIGLYVLQLLVNLSWSPLFFGLELRGIAFGLIVLLDVLVIATIAAFWAVRRSAALLLLPYLGWILFASALNYSVWTLNT; this is encoded by the coding sequence ATGACCTCCACGCCGCGCACGAACTCCTGGCATCCGGTGGCCCTGATCGTCTCTCTGCTTGCGGTGGCGGCGGTCGCGGCCCTCGGCGGCCTCGCCTCCGCCGACGCGGCCGACGCCTACGGCGCCCTCGCCCAGCCCTCGTGGGCACCGCCGAGCTGGCTCTTCGGCCCGGCGTGGGGCGTGCTGTACCTGCTCATGGCCGTCGCGGCGTGGCTGGTCTGGCGCGTGCACCCCACCTTCCGCAGCCGCGCGATCGGGCTCTACGTACTGCAGTTGCTGGTGAACCTGTCCTGGTCGCCACTGTTCTTCGGACTGGAGCTGCGGGGCATCGCCTTCGGCCTCATCGTCCTGCTCGACGTCCTGGTGATCGCGACCATCGCCGCGTTCTGGGCGGTCCGCCGCTCAGCCGCGCTCCTGCTGCTGCCGTACCTCGGCTGGATCCTGTTCGCCAGCGCGCTCAACTACTCCGTGTGGACCCTCAATACCTGA
- a CDS encoding MMPL family transporter has protein sequence MIARLTRAVAARPRTVLAAALLLLVVLGWLGAGVGGALRSGGSTDPAAESARAQQILEDDFRRSGSSLVLTVRAETPGAVPAAAEYGRAVTDSVRRAPAVQSALSAWSDPAAAPRLTSADGRTGLVVASLTGGTGEAPDHARAIIDGLPRPPDGVRVEAGGEAMTYLQINDQSGSDLLRAELIALPLTFLVLVWAFGGLIAAAVPVVVGIAAIIATSGLLRLVAEITDVSVFALNLITAMSLALAIDYTLLVVSRYREEVPARGREEALVTAMATAGRTVLFSAITVGFSLAAMVLFPMYFLRSFAYAGLVVVAFTALATLVVTPAILTLLGDRIDRLRVGRGPRPADESRWYRMVKAVQRRAVPAGIAVVVLLLALGAPFLGAKLGYPDDRALPATASSHRVGDQLRADFQPNPAADVLILLPEGAPSGTEDYARELSRAPGTGPVTGPDGTWQRGVRVADGDPTARAGFARLMTVTSEHDPRSDAGRAQLDALRAVPAPAPTLFAGAAQADRDAVDSILGAVPRVLVAIAVTTLLLLFLFTGSVLLPMKALVLNVLSLSATFGAMVWIFQEGHLGGLGTTVTGHLIADMPVLMFCIAFGLSMDYEVFLLSRIREEWQGTPGRDRAANDEAVARGIASTARVVTAAAVLMAVVFAAIGFSEVSFMRMLGVGLAIAVLLDATLVRLVLLPAFMRIAGTANWWPRGHTSGIEGPHGVVERAGEQDPAEVRQQQERG, from the coding sequence GTGATCGCGCGCCTGACCCGCGCCGTCGCCGCACGGCCCCGCACCGTGCTCGCCGCGGCCCTGCTGCTGCTCGTCGTCCTGGGCTGGCTCGGGGCGGGCGTCGGCGGCGCGCTCCGCAGCGGCGGCAGCACCGACCCGGCCGCCGAATCCGCCCGTGCGCAGCAGATCCTCGAGGACGACTTCCGCCGCAGCGGCTCGTCGCTCGTCCTCACGGTGCGTGCCGAGACGCCCGGCGCGGTGCCGGCCGCGGCCGAGTACGGCCGCGCGGTCACGGACAGCGTCCGCCGCGCCCCCGCGGTGCAGTCGGCGCTCTCCGCCTGGTCGGATCCCGCGGCCGCACCGCGCCTGACCTCCGCGGACGGCCGCACCGGCCTCGTCGTCGCGAGCCTCACCGGCGGTACGGGGGAGGCGCCCGATCACGCCCGCGCCATCATCGACGGGCTGCCCCGCCCACCCGACGGGGTGCGGGTCGAGGCGGGCGGCGAGGCGATGACCTACCTGCAGATCAACGACCAGTCGGGGAGCGACCTCCTGCGGGCCGAACTGATCGCGTTGCCGCTCACCTTCCTGGTCCTGGTGTGGGCGTTCGGCGGCCTCATCGCCGCCGCCGTACCCGTCGTGGTCGGGATCGCCGCCATCATCGCCACCTCGGGACTGCTCCGGCTGGTCGCCGAGATCACCGACGTCTCCGTGTTCGCACTCAACCTCATCACCGCGATGAGCCTGGCGCTGGCCATCGACTACACGCTGCTCGTGGTCAGCCGCTACCGGGAGGAGGTGCCGGCGCGGGGCCGGGAGGAGGCCCTCGTCACCGCCATGGCGACGGCCGGGCGGACGGTGCTGTTCTCGGCGATCACCGTGGGGTTCAGCCTCGCCGCGATGGTGCTCTTTCCTATGTACTTCCTGCGCTCCTTCGCGTACGCGGGCCTGGTCGTGGTCGCGTTCACGGCGCTCGCGACCCTCGTGGTGACGCCCGCGATCCTGACCCTCCTGGGCGACCGGATCGACCGTCTCCGTGTGGGCCGCGGGCCGCGTCCCGCGGACGAGTCCCGCTGGTACCGGATGGTGAAAGCCGTGCAGCGCCGGGCGGTCCCGGCCGGGATCGCCGTGGTCGTGCTCCTCCTCGCTCTCGGAGCGCCGTTCCTCGGCGCGAAGCTCGGCTACCCCGACGACCGCGCCCTGCCGGCCACCGCCTCGTCGCACCGGGTGGGCGACCAGCTGCGCGCGGACTTCCAGCCGAACCCCGCCGCGGACGTGCTGATCCTGCTGCCGGAAGGCGCACCCTCGGGCACCGAGGACTACGCCCGGGAGCTGTCCCGGGCCCCCGGCACGGGGCCCGTCACCGGGCCGGACGGGACGTGGCAGCGCGGCGTCCGCGTCGCCGACGGCGACCCCACGGCCCGTGCGGGTTTCGCCCGGCTGATGACGGTGACGAGCGAACACGACCCGCGGTCGGACGCCGGCCGCGCCCAGCTGGACGCCCTGCGTGCGGTCCCGGCCCCCGCGCCGACGCTCTTCGCCGGTGCGGCGCAAGCGGACCGGGACGCGGTGGATTCGATCCTGGGTGCCGTTCCGCGGGTGCTGGTCGCCATCGCCGTGACCACGCTCCTGCTGCTGTTCCTGTTCACCGGGAGCGTGCTGTTGCCGATGAAGGCGTTGGTACTCAACGTGCTCTCGCTCTCGGCGACGTTCGGGGCGATGGTGTGGATCTTCCAGGAGGGCCACCTCGGTGGACTCGGGACGACGGTGACCGGCCACCTCATCGCGGACATGCCCGTGCTGATGTTCTGCATCGCCTTCGGCCTCTCGATGGACTACGAGGTGTTCCTGCTGTCCCGGATCCGCGAGGAGTGGCAGGGGACACCCGGCCGGGACCGGGCCGCGAACGACGAGGCCGTCGCCCGCGGCATCGCGAGCACGGCGCGCGTGGTCACCGCCGCCGCGGTGCTCATGGCCGTGGTGTTCGCGGCGATCGGCTTCTCCGAGGTCTCGTTCATGCGGATGCTCGGCGTCGGTCTCGCCATCGCCGTGCTGCTGGACGCGACGCTGGTGCGGCTGGTGCTGCTGCCCGCGTTCATGCGGATCGCGGGTACGGCCAACTGGTGGCCGCGCGGTCACACGTCAGGTATTGAGGGTCCACACGGAGTAGTTGAGCGCGCTGGCGAACAGGATCCAGCCGAGGTACGGCAGCAGCAGGAGCGCGGCTGA